A portion of the Thiohalorhabdus denitrificans genome contains these proteins:
- a CDS encoding dihydroorotase — translation MRTLIRGGRVIDPASGRDEVADVAIANGRIQAIGDAPGDFGADRVIDADGLVVCPGLVDMHVHLREPGQEWKEDIESGSRAAAAGGVTSVACMANTRPVNDRRSVTEQIKSTAQRVGLSRVHPIGAITRDLAGETLTEMHELAGAGCVAFSDDGRPVPDAGIMRRALEYAATFDYLLILHEEEGALSAGGAMNEGAHATRMGLPGIPNASEDVMIARDVILAELTGGRIHIAHVATSGGVELIRQAQARGLPVTGEAAPHHLFLTDTDVGAFDSHAKMAPPLRSPEDRAAVRAAVADGTLTAIATDHAPHEADAKSEAFACCANGVTGLETLLGLTLRLVDEEVLDLPSALARVTNGPAEVLGLEAGRLGVGEVADVCLFDPETEWTVEPERMYSRSVNTPFAGWRLRGRVTHTLVGGRLAYPFGDAE, via the coding sequence ATGAGAACGCTGATCCGCGGCGGCCGCGTCATCGACCCGGCGAGCGGCCGCGACGAGGTGGCCGACGTCGCCATCGCCAACGGCCGCATCCAGGCCATCGGCGACGCCCCCGGGGACTTCGGGGCGGACCGGGTCATCGACGCCGACGGCCTGGTGGTCTGTCCGGGGCTCGTGGACATGCACGTCCACCTGCGCGAGCCCGGCCAGGAGTGGAAGGAGGACATCGAGAGCGGCAGCCGCGCCGCCGCCGCGGGCGGGGTCACCTCGGTGGCCTGCATGGCCAACACCCGGCCCGTGAACGACCGCCGCTCCGTGACCGAGCAGATCAAGTCCACCGCCCAGCGGGTGGGGCTGAGCCGGGTGCATCCCATCGGCGCCATCACCCGCGACCTGGCCGGCGAGACCCTCACCGAGATGCACGAGCTGGCCGGGGCGGGCTGCGTGGCCTTCTCCGACGACGGCCGTCCGGTGCCCGACGCCGGCATCATGCGCCGGGCTCTGGAGTACGCCGCCACCTTCGATTACCTGCTGATCCTGCACGAGGAGGAGGGGGCGCTGTCGGCGGGGGGCGCCATGAACGAGGGGGCCCACGCCACCCGCATGGGCCTGCCCGGCATCCCCAACGCCTCCGAGGACGTGATGATTGCCCGCGACGTGATCCTCGCCGAGCTCACCGGCGGGCGCATCCACATCGCCCACGTGGCCACGAGCGGCGGCGTTGAGCTGATCCGCCAGGCCCAGGCCAGGGGCCTGCCGGTCACCGGCGAGGCCGCGCCCCACCACCTGTTCCTCACCGACACCGACGTGGGCGCCTTCGACAGCCACGCCAAGATGGCCCCGCCCCTGCGCAGCCCGGAGGACCGCGCGGCGGTGCGCGCGGCGGTGGCCGACGGCACCCTGACCGCCATCGCCACCGACCACGCCCCCCACGAGGCCGACGCCAAGAGCGAGGCCTTCGCCTGCTGCGCCAACGGCGTCACCGGCCTGGAGACGCTGTTGGGCCTGACCCTGCGCCTGGTGGACGAGGAGGTTCTGGACCTGCCCAGCGCCCTGGCGCGGGTCACCAACGGCCCCGCGGAGGTGCTGGGCCTGGAGGCGGGCCGGCTCGGGGTGGGCGAGGTGGCGGACGTGTGCCTGTTCGACCCGGAAACCGAATGGACGGTGGAGCCGGAGCGCATGTACAGCCGCTCGGTGAACACCCCCTTCGCGGGCTGGCGGCTGCGGGGCCGGGTGACCCACACCCTGGTGGGCGGCCGGCTGGCGTATCCCTTCGGGGACGCCGAGTGA
- a CDS encoding tetratricopeptide repeat protein: MAHRYHREPHRSAGFRAFLVGGALLGTLGAAAATAAGVEQPAPLREEARTFLNHGQDYARNHQWGAAVALYRDAIDMDPRQAEAHLELGVALAQQDRPRASAQALKRATELRPDSAKAFYNLGVAYAHSGEIQKEMEAYREAIRLDPEHISAHYNLGTAHWGEGRDGEASREFYEAGKLYQEAGHPRMARQMLQLIQEIAPESEYRNRLERVMEE, encoded by the coding sequence ATGGCCCATCGCTATCATCGCGAACCCCATCGGAGTGCGGGGTTCCGGGCCTTTCTGGTGGGCGGTGCCCTGCTGGGCACGCTCGGGGCCGCGGCGGCGACGGCGGCCGGGGTGGAACAGCCGGCGCCTCTCCGAGAGGAGGCCCGGACCTTCCTCAACCACGGCCAGGATTACGCGCGCAACCATCAGTGGGGGGCGGCCGTCGCCCTGTACCGGGACGCCATCGACATGGATCCCCGTCAGGCCGAAGCCCACCTGGAGCTCGGCGTGGCCCTCGCCCAGCAGGATCGCCCCCGGGCCTCGGCCCAGGCGCTGAAGCGGGCCACCGAGCTCCGGCCCGATTCGGCGAAGGCCTTCTACAACCTGGGGGTGGCCTACGCCCACAGCGGCGAGATCCAGAAGGAGATGGAGGCCTACAGGGAGGCCATCCGGTTGGACCCGGAGCACATCTCCGCCCACTACAATCTGGGCACCGCCCACTGGGGGGAGGGTCGGGACGGCGAGGCCTCGCGGGAGTTCTACGAGGCGGGGAAGCTCTACCAGGAGGCGGGCCACCCACGGATGGCGCGGCAGATGCTGCAGCTGATCCAGGAAATCGCCCCCGAGTCGGAATACCGGAACCGGTTGGAGCGGGTGATGGAGGAGTGA
- a CDS encoding aspartate carbamoyltransferase catalytic subunit yields MNAPASPAAADALPRHFLGLEDVSAATINRILEEATRFRHLVEQPDKKTDTLKGRTVINLFFESSTRTRTSFELAGKRLSADVININASASATQKGETWMDTVRTLEAMTPDALVIRHAESGAPHLAAGALTSHCSVINAGDGAHEHPTQALLDILTIQLHKGPIQGLRVAIVGDTAHSRVARSQIHALHTMGADEVRLIGPKTLIPAAAEEALGVRVFHDADAGLEGVDVIIMLRMQMERIRGAAVPSQREYFRLYGLDRRRVGRAADDVLVMHPGPMNRGVEIASEVADGPYSVILPQVTNGLAIRMAVLKLLAGGESA; encoded by the coding sequence ATGAATGCCCCCGCCAGCCCGGCCGCCGCGGATGCCCTGCCCCGCCACTTCCTGGGGCTGGAGGACGTATCGGCGGCCACCATCAACCGCATCCTGGAGGAGGCCACGCGCTTCCGGCATCTGGTGGAGCAGCCGGACAAGAAGACGGACACCCTCAAGGGCCGCACGGTCATTAACCTGTTCTTCGAGTCCAGCACCCGCACCCGCACCAGCTTCGAGCTGGCGGGCAAGCGCCTGTCCGCGGACGTCATCAACATCAATGCCTCCGCCTCCGCCACCCAGAAGGGCGAGACCTGGATGGACACGGTGCGGACGCTGGAGGCCATGACCCCCGACGCCCTGGTGATCCGCCACGCCGAGAGCGGGGCCCCGCACCTGGCCGCCGGGGCGCTCACCAGCCACTGCTCGGTGATCAACGCCGGCGACGGCGCCCACGAGCATCCCACCCAGGCCCTGCTGGATATCCTGACCATCCAGCTGCACAAGGGGCCCATCCAGGGGTTGCGCGTGGCCATCGTGGGCGACACGGCCCACTCCCGCGTGGCCCGCTCGCAGATCCATGCCCTGCACACCATGGGCGCCGATGAGGTCCGGCTCATCGGCCCCAAGACCCTCATCCCGGCGGCGGCCGAAGAGGCCCTCGGCGTCCGGGTGTTCCATGACGCCGACGCCGGCCTCGAGGGGGTGGACGTGATCATCATGCTGCGCATGCAGATGGAGCGCATCCGCGGGGCGGCGGTGCCCAGCCAGCGCGAGTACTTCCGGCTCTACGGCCTGGACCGGCGGCGGGTCGGACGGGCGGCCGACGACGTGCTGGTGATGCATCCCGGGCCCATGAACCGGGGGGTGGAGATCGCCTCGGAGGTCGCCGACGGCCCCTACTCGGTGATCCTGCCCCAGGTCACCAACGGCCTGGCCATCCGCATGGCGGTCCTGAAGCTCCTGGCGGGAGGGGAATCCGCATGA
- a CDS encoding HvfB family MNIO-type RiPP peptide maturase, whose protein sequence is MNGAGLGLRRALVAPLLEQPGADLDFLEVTPENWIGVGGARGKDFRRAVEGRPLAAHGLSLNIGGPAPLDHAHLDALKGFLDGLDVAVYSEHLSFCADDGQLYDLLPIPFTEEAVRYVAGRVQRVQEHLERPLALENVSYYAAPGQEMGEAEFTAAVAEEADCHLLLDVNNVYVNSANHGYAPMAFLDALPADRVAYLHIAGHRREAPDLLIDTHGAPVIDPVWDLLDTAYRRFGPLPTLLERDTEIPPLPELLEEVAAIRRAQERHAEAEA, encoded by the coding sequence TTGAACGGGGCGGGGCTCGGCCTGCGCCGGGCCCTAGTGGCCCCCCTCCTGGAGCAGCCGGGGGCCGACCTCGACTTCCTGGAGGTGACCCCGGAGAACTGGATCGGCGTGGGCGGCGCCCGCGGAAAGGACTTCCGCCGCGCGGTGGAGGGCCGCCCGCTGGCCGCCCACGGCCTGTCCCTCAACATCGGTGGCCCCGCCCCGCTCGACCACGCCCACCTCGACGCCCTCAAGGGCTTCCTGGACGGCCTGGACGTGGCCGTCTACAGCGAGCACCTCTCCTTCTGCGCCGACGACGGCCAGCTCTACGACCTGCTACCGATCCCGTTCACCGAGGAGGCGGTGCGCTACGTGGCCGGGCGCGTCCAGCGGGTCCAGGAGCACCTGGAGCGGCCCCTGGCCCTGGAGAACGTCTCCTACTACGCCGCGCCCGGACAGGAGATGGGCGAGGCGGAGTTCACCGCCGCCGTGGCCGAGGAGGCCGACTGCCACCTGCTGCTGGACGTCAACAACGTCTACGTGAACAGCGCCAACCACGGCTACGCCCCGATGGCCTTCCTGGACGCCCTGCCCGCCGACCGCGTGGCCTACCTCCACATCGCCGGCCATCGCCGCGAGGCCCCGGACCTCCTCATCGACACCCACGGCGCGCCGGTGATCGACCCCGTTTGGGACCTGCTGGACACCGCCTACCGGCGCTTCGGCCCGCTGCCCACTCTGCTGGAGCGGGACACCGAGATCCCGCCGCTTCCGGAGCTGCTGGAGGAGGTGGCCGCCATCCGCCGCGCCCAGGAGCGGCATGCGGAGGCCGAGGCATGA
- a CDS encoding dihydroorotate dehydrogenase electron transfer subunit: MTRREASIFVEDAEVLAHRAWPGEQFELRVRAPETAARARPGQFAHLRCAPELPMRRPLSIQRVEPEAGVVEFLYKRLGHGTRLLARREPGEALSLMGPIGQPFRVDEAVHYPVLIGGGVGIPPMVFLAETLKDRSDVAPAAFLGSEVPFPFETRPSELELPGLPTEATHADARLEDWGVPSRLASLAGLPGAYEGYVTDLARAYLEPLAPAERRRAAIFAVGPEPMLAAAARLGRELGVATWVSLEEYMACAVGGCAGCTVRVEEPTGPAMRRVCVDGPVFPAERVFPEP, encoded by the coding sequence GTGACCCGGCGCGAGGCCTCCATCTTCGTCGAGGACGCCGAGGTCCTCGCCCACCGGGCGTGGCCGGGCGAGCAGTTCGAGCTGCGGGTGCGGGCGCCGGAGACGGCCGCCCGCGCCCGGCCGGGGCAGTTCGCCCACCTGCGCTGCGCCCCCGAGCTGCCCATGCGCCGGCCCCTGTCCATCCAGCGGGTGGAGCCGGAGGCGGGGGTGGTGGAGTTTCTCTACAAGCGCCTCGGCCACGGCACGCGCCTGCTGGCCCGGCGGGAGCCCGGCGAGGCCCTGAGCCTGATGGGTCCCATCGGGCAGCCCTTCCGGGTGGACGAGGCCGTCCACTACCCGGTGCTCATCGGCGGCGGGGTGGGCATCCCGCCCATGGTGTTCCTGGCCGAGACCCTCAAGGACCGCAGCGATGTGGCCCCGGCGGCCTTCCTCGGCTCCGAGGTGCCCTTTCCCTTCGAGACCCGCCCCTCGGAGCTGGAGCTGCCCGGCCTCCCGACCGAGGCCACCCATGCCGACGCCCGCCTGGAGGACTGGGGCGTACCCAGCCGCCTCGCCTCCCTGGCCGGCCTGCCCGGCGCATATGAGGGGTACGTTACCGACCTGGCCCGTGCCTACCTGGAGCCCCTGGCCCCCGCCGAGCGTCGCCGGGCGGCCATCTTCGCCGTGGGCCCGGAGCCCATGCTGGCGGCGGCCGCCCGCTTGGGTCGGGAGCTGGGGGTGGCCACCTGGGTCTCCCTGGAGGAGTACATGGCCTGCGCCGTGGGCGGGTGCGCCGGATGCACGGTGCGCGTGGAGGAGCCCACCGGTCCGGCCATGCGGCGGGTGTGCGTGGACGGCCCGGTGTTTCCCGCCGAGCGGGTCTTCCCCGAACCGTAG
- a CDS encoding CheR family methyltransferase, with the protein MSELSPYSFDLLARFLKKESGIVLKPEKSYSLRSKLQPLAREWGYDGLNDLVGHVYRERHNPEVVEAILNALTIKETSFFRDGRPFEVLQSHVIPAIAEERAGRELKLWSAACSTGQEAISLAINLREALPPERADQCMVVGTDVSQKAISRAKSAVYSELEMQRGLPPDIRRRYFEPVEGGYRPVPEIRSMIRYRTMNVLEADFPLSRFDLVLCRNVLIYFDEEGRRKAMDTVHQRLVAGGYLFTGAGEDAQRMDSRFERDRIDGVQCFRKGGEG; encoded by the coding sequence ATGAGCGAGCTCAGCCCGTATTCCTTCGATCTCCTGGCGCGGTTCCTGAAGAAGGAGTCGGGGATCGTCCTGAAGCCGGAGAAGAGCTACTCCCTGCGCTCCAAGCTCCAGCCCCTGGCCCGCGAATGGGGCTATGACGGCCTGAACGACCTGGTGGGCCACGTGTACCGGGAGCGCCACAATCCCGAGGTGGTGGAGGCCATTCTCAACGCCCTGACCATCAAGGAGACCAGCTTCTTCCGGGACGGCCGCCCCTTCGAGGTGCTGCAGAGCCATGTCATCCCGGCAATTGCCGAGGAGCGAGCCGGGCGGGAGCTCAAGCTATGGAGCGCCGCTTGCTCCACGGGGCAGGAGGCCATTAGCCTAGCCATCAACCTGCGGGAGGCCCTGCCGCCCGAGCGGGCCGACCAGTGCATGGTGGTGGGCACGGACGTGAGCCAGAAGGCCATCTCCCGGGCCAAGAGCGCGGTCTATTCCGAACTGGAGATGCAGCGGGGCCTGCCCCCGGACATACGGCGCCGGTATTTCGAGCCGGTGGAGGGGGGCTACCGTCCGGTGCCGGAGATCCGAAGCATGATCCGCTACCGAACCATGAACGTCCTGGAGGCCGATTTCCCCCTGTCCCGGTTCGACCTGGTCCTGTGCCGCAACGTCCTCATCTATTTCGACGAGGAGGGTCGGCGGAAGGCCATGGACACGGTCCACCAACGCCTGGTGGCGGGCGGGTACCTGTTCACCGGGGCCGGAGAGGACGCGCAGCGAATGGACAGCCGGTTCGAGCGGGATCGGATCGACGGCGTCCAGTGCTTCCGCAAGGGCGGGGAGGGCTAG
- the ppsA gene encoding phosphoenolpyruvate synthase — protein MDEIPHIIWFQDLSMDMVAQVGGKNASLGEITRNLAAAGVRVPGGFAVTARGYRALLDQAGLREPLRELFRDLDITNRADLAYAGERARGWILDATLPEEVEQGIRESYRQMCAESGLEDMAVAVRSSATAEDLPDASFAGQQETYLHVRGADNLVRAVHKCFASLFTDRAISYRTKRGFDHLDVALSVGVQRMVYADHGAAGVMFSIDTESGFENAVFLTAAYGLGENVVQGAVNPDEYYVFKPLLERGKPALIRRKLGDKALRMVYGEDGNAYNERVTARERNRFVLSDEEALTLARWAVAVEKHYSAVHGKPTPMDMEWARDQDTGELFMLQARPETVHAGKKPGLMRAYRLNETGEVLVSGRSVGSAIATGPVRVVESPKALKEFNTGDILVTDMTDPDWEPIMKQAAGIITNRGGRTSHAAIVSRELGIPAVVGAGNATEVLDPDQRVTLSCAEGDTGYIYAGELDYTVEDLQVDEGSLPESVGLMMNVGNPERAFTFAQVPNHGVGLARMEFVINNEIAVHPMALLHPNRTSNQDRAEIRRRTEGFADNHEFFVRTLSEGLATIAASFWPKDVIVRMSDFKSSEYANLIGGRYFEPEEENPMIGFRGASRYYSEAYREGFAMECEAIRRARDELGLTNMKIMVPFCRTVEEGEKVRAELAANGLRQGEDGLEVYIMCELPTNVILAEEFAEIFDGFSIGSNDLTQLTLGVDRNSALVSPLFDERDEAVKRFIAEAIRKVKAKGRKIGICGQAPSDYPEFAQFLVEAGIDTISVNPDALAVTARYLKEHER, from the coding sequence ATGGACGAAATCCCCCACATCATCTGGTTCCAGGACCTGAGCATGGACATGGTGGCCCAGGTGGGCGGCAAGAACGCCTCCCTGGGCGAGATCACGCGCAACCTGGCCGCGGCCGGGGTGCGGGTGCCCGGGGGCTTCGCCGTAACCGCCAGGGGCTACCGCGCCCTGCTCGACCAGGCCGGGCTGCGGGAGCCGCTGCGCGAGCTGTTCCGGGACCTCGACATCACCAACCGCGCCGACCTCGCCTACGCCGGCGAGCGCGCACGCGGCTGGATCCTCGACGCCACCCTGCCCGAGGAGGTGGAGCAGGGCATCCGGGAGTCCTACCGGCAGATGTGCGCCGAGTCCGGGCTCGAGGACATGGCGGTGGCGGTGCGCTCCTCGGCCACCGCCGAGGACCTCCCCGACGCCAGCTTCGCCGGGCAGCAGGAGACCTACCTGCACGTGCGGGGCGCGGACAACCTGGTCCGCGCGGTGCACAAGTGCTTCGCCTCCCTGTTCACCGACCGCGCCATCTCCTACCGCACCAAGCGGGGCTTCGACCACCTGGACGTGGCCCTGTCCGTGGGCGTGCAGCGGATGGTCTACGCCGACCACGGCGCGGCGGGGGTGATGTTCTCCATCGACACCGAATCCGGCTTCGAAAACGCGGTGTTCCTGACCGCCGCCTACGGCCTGGGCGAGAACGTGGTCCAGGGGGCCGTGAACCCCGACGAGTACTACGTCTTCAAGCCCCTCCTGGAGCGGGGCAAGCCCGCCCTGATCCGGCGCAAGCTGGGGGACAAGGCCCTGCGCATGGTCTACGGGGAGGACGGGAACGCCTACAACGAGCGCGTGACGGCCCGGGAGCGCAACCGCTTCGTGCTCTCCGACGAGGAGGCCCTGACCCTGGCGCGCTGGGCGGTGGCCGTGGAGAAGCACTATTCCGCCGTGCACGGCAAGCCCACCCCCATGGACATGGAGTGGGCCCGCGATCAGGACACGGGGGAGCTGTTCATGCTCCAGGCCCGCCCGGAGACGGTGCACGCCGGCAAGAAGCCGGGGCTTATGCGCGCCTACCGCCTGAACGAGACCGGCGAGGTGCTGGTGTCCGGCCGCAGCGTGGGGTCGGCCATCGCCACCGGGCCGGTGCGGGTGGTGGAGAGCCCCAAGGCCCTGAAGGAGTTCAACACCGGGGACATCCTGGTAACCGACATGACCGATCCCGACTGGGAGCCGATCATGAAACAGGCCGCCGGCATCATCACCAACCGCGGGGGGCGCACCAGCCACGCCGCCATCGTCTCCCGGGAGCTGGGGATCCCGGCGGTGGTGGGGGCGGGCAACGCCACCGAGGTCCTGGATCCGGACCAGCGGGTGACCCTGTCCTGCGCGGAGGGGGACACGGGCTACATCTACGCGGGCGAGCTGGACTACACCGTCGAGGACCTGCAGGTCGACGAGGGGTCCCTGCCCGAGTCCGTGGGCCTGATGATGAATGTGGGCAATCCGGAGCGGGCGTTCACTTTCGCCCAGGTACCGAACCACGGGGTGGGCCTGGCGCGGATGGAGTTCGTCATCAACAACGAGATCGCCGTCCACCCCATGGCGCTGCTCCACCCCAACCGCACCAGCAACCAGGACCGGGCGGAGATCCGCCGCCGCACGGAGGGCTTCGCCGACAACCACGAGTTCTTCGTGCGCACCCTCTCCGAGGGCCTGGCCACCATCGCCGCCAGCTTCTGGCCCAAGGACGTCATCGTCCGCATGTCCGACTTCAAGTCCAGCGAGTACGCCAACCTCATCGGCGGGCGGTACTTCGAGCCGGAGGAGGAGAACCCCATGATCGGCTTCCGGGGGGCCTCCCGCTACTACTCGGAGGCCTACCGGGAAGGCTTCGCCATGGAGTGCGAGGCCATCCGGCGTGCCCGCGATGAGCTGGGGCTCACCAACATGAAGATCATGGTGCCCTTCTGCCGCACCGTGGAGGAGGGCGAGAAGGTACGGGCCGAGCTGGCCGCCAACGGCCTCCGCCAGGGGGAGGACGGCCTCGAGGTCTACATCATGTGCGAGCTGCCCACCAACGTGATCCTGGCCGAGGAGTTCGCCGAAATCTTCGACGGCTTCTCCATCGGCTCCAACGACCTGACCCAGCTCACCCTGGGCGTGGACCGCAACTCGGCCCTGGTGTCGCCCCTGTTCGACGAGCGCGACGAGGCGGTAAAGCGCTTCATCGCCGAGGCCATCCGCAAGGTGAAGGCCAAGGGCCGCAAGATCGGCATCTGCGGCCAGGCGCCCAGCGACTATCCGGAGTTCGCCCAGTTCCTGGTGGAAGCGGGCATCGACACCATCTCCGTGAACCCGGACGCCCTGGCGGTGACCGCCCGCTACCTAAAGGAGCACGAACGATAA
- a CDS encoding phenylpyruvate tautomerase MIF-related protein has protein sequence MPLTRVVTNQELSTSEERRRLLGALSERTAELLGKPESYVMVTLETGRDVLFGGSDEPAAYVELASLGLPQDRTQELSAGLCDVLNDRLGVPPGRIYIHFQDVERHLWGTNRTTFG, from the coding sequence ATGCCCCTGACGCGGGTAGTAACCAACCAGGAGCTGTCCACCAGCGAGGAGCGCCGCCGCCTGCTGGGCGCCCTCTCGGAGCGCACCGCCGAGCTGCTGGGCAAGCCCGAGAGCTACGTGATGGTCACCCTGGAGACGGGCCGGGACGTCCTGTTCGGCGGCAGCGACGAGCCGGCGGCCTACGTGGAGCTGGCTAGCCTGGGCTTGCCCCAGGACCGGACCCAGGAGCTGTCGGCGGGGCTGTGCGACGTCCTGAACGACCGGCTAGGGGTTCCACCGGGGCGCATCTACATCCATTTCCAGGACGTGGAGCGCCACCTCTGGGGCACCAACCGCACTACCTTCGGCTGA
- the cheB gene encoding chemotaxis-specific protein-glutamate methyltransferase CheB, whose protein sequence is MAAGEPIRVLVVDDSAVVRSVLKKGLEEAGGLEVVGVAHNGRQGLEMVGSLRPDAVILDVLMPEMTGIEFLDHLQPGQAGAPVVLMFSSMSKQDAEVTVECLSRGAEEFINKPDPGRTGMREPLEETVDDLVRTVRELVRARREPGPDGGGRRGKAARESPSGQGGMPAGFQPDLVVIGSSTGGPQTLHAILGELDPEGAVRVPVLLVQHMALGFTGAFAQRLGDRGPFRWREAEDGEKIPLGAGLVAPGDYHMRVSRDAKRLTVHLDHRERVNSCRPAVDPLFISAAELQGTRVLGIVLTGMGRDGLEGARRIREAGGMVVVQDERSSAVWGMPGAIAQAGLADAVLEPGEIAALLDRVLFSRATSA, encoded by the coding sequence ATGGCAGCAGGGGAGCCCATTCGGGTTCTGGTCGTGGACGATTCGGCGGTGGTCCGCTCCGTGTTGAAGAAGGGGCTGGAGGAGGCCGGCGGCCTGGAGGTGGTCGGTGTCGCCCATAACGGCCGCCAGGGCCTGGAGATGGTGGGGTCACTGAGGCCGGACGCGGTGATCCTGGATGTGCTCATGCCGGAGATGACCGGCATCGAGTTCCTGGACCACCTGCAGCCGGGGCAGGCGGGGGCCCCCGTGGTGCTCATGTTCAGCTCCATGTCCAAGCAGGATGCGGAGGTCACCGTGGAGTGCCTGTCGCGGGGCGCCGAGGAGTTCATCAACAAGCCCGACCCGGGCCGGACGGGGATGCGCGAGCCCCTGGAGGAGACCGTGGACGATCTGGTCCGGACGGTCCGGGAGCTGGTGCGGGCCCGGCGGGAGCCGGGCCCGGATGGGGGCGGTCGCCGGGGAAAGGCGGCCCGGGAAAGCCCGTCCGGGCAGGGGGGCATGCCCGCGGGGTTCCAGCCGGACCTGGTGGTGATCGGCAGCTCCACGGGGGGCCCGCAGACCCTGCACGCCATCCTGGGGGAACTGGACCCGGAAGGGGCGGTCCGGGTGCCGGTCCTGCTGGTCCAGCACATGGCGCTGGGCTTCACCGGGGCCTTCGCCCAGCGGCTCGGGGACCGGGGGCCGTTCCGGTGGCGGGAGGCCGAGGACGGCGAGAAGATCCCGCTGGGCGCCGGGCTCGTGGCCCCCGGCGACTACCACATGCGCGTCTCCCGCGACGCCAAGCGCCTGACCGTCCATCTGGATCACCGGGAGCGGGTAAACTCCTGCCGCCCGGCGGTGGATCCGCTGTTCATCTCCGCCGCCGAGCTGCAGGGCACGCGGGTGCTGGGGATCGTGCTGACGGGCATGGGCCGGGACGGCCTGGAGGGAGCGCGCCGGATCCGCGAGGCGGGCGGCATGGTGGTGGTCCAGGACGAGCGGAGTAGTGCGGTCTGGGGGATGCCGGGGGCCATCGCCCAGGCGGGCCTGGCGGACGCGGTCCTGGAGCCGGGGGAGATCGCTGCCCTGCTGGACCGGGTGCTGTTCTCCCGGGCCACCTCGGCGTGA
- a CDS encoding HvfC family RiPP maturation protein, whose product MSRRGGDEPAPPAALREQQEALTAHLRDPDRHPPPPGLDERGRSVYRRLVFNNLHGLLASTFPVLRRTLDEEAWRELVADFLADHRAATPYFPRVAEEFLAYLAEGRGERPEDPPFLPELAHYEWAELALYTADEDPSGVPADPDGDLLTGTPVRSPLAWSLRYRSPVHRIGPDFRPEEPPGAPTCLVVYRDRADAVGFLEINPVTARLLELMEQEPAPGAELLRRIAAEIAHPDPERVVAFGADILADLRQRDVVLGTFP is encoded by the coding sequence ATGAGCCGGCGGGGCGGGGACGAGCCCGCGCCCCCGGCGGCCCTGCGCGAGCAGCAGGAGGCCCTCACCGCCCACCTGCGCGACCCGGACCGCCATCCGCCCCCACCGGGCCTCGACGAGCGGGGGCGCTCCGTCTACCGGCGCCTGGTATTCAACAACCTCCACGGCCTGCTCGCCTCCACCTTCCCCGTCCTGCGCCGGACTCTCGACGAGGAGGCCTGGCGGGAGCTGGTGGCGGACTTCCTCGCCGACCACCGCGCCGCCACGCCCTATTTCCCCCGGGTGGCCGAGGAATTCCTCGCCTACCTGGCCGAGGGGCGGGGCGAGCGGCCGGAGGACCCGCCCTTTCTGCCGGAGTTGGCCCACTACGAATGGGCGGAGCTTGCCCTGTACACGGCGGACGAGGACCCATCCGGCGTCCCCGCCGACCCGGACGGCGACCTCCTCACCGGAACACCCGTGCGCTCGCCCCTGGCCTGGAGCCTCCGCTACCGCTCCCCCGTGCACCGCATCGGCCCCGACTTCCGGCCCGAGGAACCGCCGGGGGCGCCCACCTGCCTGGTGGTCTACCGCGACCGCGCCGATGCCGTCGGCTTCCTGGAGATCAACCCCGTCACCGCCCGCCTCCTGGAGCTGATGGAACAGGAGCCGGCCCCCGGAGCGGAGCTGCTGCGCCGCATCGCCGCCGAGATCGCCCACCCCGACCCTGAGCGGGTGGTGGCGTTCGGCGCGGACATCCTCGCCGACCTGCGCCAGCGGGACGTGGTGCTTGGCACGTTCCCCTAG
- a CDS encoding YqgE/AlgH family protein encodes MNSTDLTGHLLIALPTLQDSNFEHSVVYICNHGDDGAMGVILNHPSTVTLGQVLDQLEIPPTDLGVQEEPVFSGGPVQPEQGFVLHSPDRLWDQSLPVNEFSALTSSRDILEAIAGGEGPERFRLTLGYAGWGAGQLEGELQQDAWLTVPASPALLFETPFTDLREAAARSLGIDMSLLVQHGGHA; translated from the coding sequence ATGAACAGCACCGACCTGACGGGCCACCTGCTGATCGCCCTGCCCACGCTCCAGGATTCCAACTTCGAGCATAGCGTGGTCTACATCTGTAACCACGGGGACGATGGGGCCATGGGGGTGATCCTCAACCATCCCTCCACGGTGACCCTGGGACAGGTCCTGGACCAGTTGGAGATCCCGCCCACGGACCTGGGGGTGCAGGAGGAGCCGGTGTTCTCCGGCGGTCCGGTGCAGCCGGAGCAGGGCTTCGTGCTGCATTCCCCGGACCGCCTGTGGGACCAGAGCCTGCCGGTGAACGAGTTCAGCGCCCTCACCAGCTCCAGGGACATCCTGGAGGCCATTGCCGGCGGCGAGGGCCCGGAGCGGTTCCGGCTGACGCTGGGCTACGCCGGCTGGGGGGCGGGCCAGCTGGAGGGCGAGCTGCAGCAGGACGCCTGGCTCACCGTGCCCGCCAGCCCCGCGCTGCTGTTCGAGACCCCCTTCACCGATCTGCGCGAAGCCGCTGCCCGTTCCTTGGGCATCGACATGAGCCTGCTGGTGCAGCACGGCGGGCATGCGTAG